In Nicotiana tabacum cultivar K326 chromosome 2, ASM71507v2, whole genome shotgun sequence, the following proteins share a genomic window:
- the LOC107795997 gene encoding uncharacterized protein LOC107795997 → MGLQMQQHAGEGAAALHDYGRQVAEVAARTLQRAREDQRLGHDPAYVTPEQYQQGRGVARGRGAPRGRAASRGRSGRRGGGPQQGGVEAPIDEVGADLPGDLHEPDEYPTSMPSYNLGMQLIPGTSQVTPSGPLLIMGTDLTGEDWEEYFPGSSIAAEDRPTRDLDSGRRLSYGSSSQGRASSPPVTEAHLCDVDMVATDDYIQEPDETMVSTRPTTPSTNPASTTDDHATAHPVIKRRRDEDDPDSIAGRDGMRLRPAAALKHTCCRTY, encoded by the exons ATGGGACTGCAGATGCAACAGCATGCCGGCGAGGGAGCGGCCGCTTTGCACGATTACGGCCGACAGGTTGCAGAGGTGGCTGCCCGGACACTGCAGCGAGCTCGAGAGGATCAGCGCTTGGGACACGACCCTGCTTATGTGACGCCAGAGCAATACCAGCAAGGTAGGGGTGTCGCACGAGGGAGGGGTGCCCCACGAGGCAGGGCTGCCTCACGGGGTCGTAGTGggcggcgaggaggtggtccccagcaagggggcgttgaggcccCTATTGATGAAGTTGGTGCTGATCTACCGGGTGACCTACATGAGCCAGACGAGTATCCCACCAGCATGCCGTCATACAACCTTGGGATGCAGCTCATTccagggacttcgcaggtgaccccgtcagGTCCGTTATTGATCATGGGCACGGACCTTACCGGAGAGGATTGGGAAGAATACTTCCCAGGGTCATCGATCGCTGCTGAGGATCGGCCGACCCGAGATTTGGATAGTGGGCGACGGTTGAGTTATGGCTCATCTTCACAGGGGCGG gcttcatcccCGCCCGTCACGGAGGCCCATTTGTGTGATGTTGACATGGTTGCGAcggatgattatattcaggagcccgacgagaccatg GTTTCTACTAGACCGACGACCCCTTCTACCAATCCTGCCAGCACCACTGATGATCATGCTACAGCGCATCCTGTTATAAAGAGGCgccgtgatgaggatgatcctgatagcataGCCGGGCGGGATGgtatgcgcctcaggccagcagCTGCATTGAAGCACACATGCTGTAGGACAtattga